The Mucilaginibacter mallensis genome has a segment encoding these proteins:
- a CDS encoding helix-turn-helix domain-containing protein produces the protein MKEDKSHIVLDNILYSCVDQKQRGSEQFVHEHALGYVISGETHLITNDGVKIFKAGSIGLVRRNQLLKSIKVPPPGGEFKSLNIFLNQNFLRRYSTEHKIDPVGKYTGEYMRILSPDPFLKGYFDSLIPYFDHHEQLKSSLGELKTNEAIELLLRHDKNLKDFLFDFSEPYKINLEAYMNQNYMYNVPAAQFARLTGRSLASFKRDFEKIFNASPGQWLQQKRLSEAYYQISEKGRKPSDVYLDVGFENLSHFSYTFKKVFGVAPSML, from the coding sequence ATGAAGGAAGATAAAAGCCATATTGTACTTGATAATATACTGTACTCCTGTGTAGATCAGAAACAGCGGGGTAGCGAACAGTTTGTGCATGAGCATGCTTTGGGCTATGTAATTTCGGGCGAAACCCATTTGATAACTAATGATGGAGTGAAGATATTTAAAGCTGGTTCCATAGGGTTAGTCCGCCGGAACCAGCTTTTGAAATCAATAAAAGTACCACCGCCAGGTGGTGAGTTTAAATCGCTTAATATATTTCTTAACCAGAATTTTTTACGCAGGTATAGTACCGAACACAAGATCGATCCTGTTGGCAAGTATACAGGTGAATATATGCGAATATTATCTCCCGATCCGTTCCTGAAAGGTTATTTCGATTCATTAATACCTTATTTTGATCATCATGAACAATTGAAATCATCTTTAGGCGAATTAAAAACTAACGAAGCTATTGAGCTTTTGCTCCGACATGATAAAAATTTAAAGGATTTTCTTTTTGATTTTAGCGAACCGTATAAAATTAACCTGGAAGCTTACATGAATCAAAATTACATGTATAATGTGCCTGCCGCACAATTTGCGAGACTTACCGGCCGTAGCCTGGCAAGTTTTAAGCGCGATTTTGAAAAGATCTTCAATGCTTCACCCGGTCAATGGCTGCAGCAGAAACGACTTTCAGAAGCATATTACCAGATAAGTGAGAAAGGCCGCAAACCATCAGATGTTTATCTTGATGTTGGATTTGAGAACCTTTCCCACTTCTCCTATACTTTTAAAAAGGTATTTGGCGTTGCACCGTCAATGCTGTAA
- a CDS encoding oxidoreductase — translation MKNVILVTGASAGMGKEFARELLKDGNIVYGAARRVDKMDDIKQLGVKVLEMDVTDEASMAKGIETIVKAEGRIDVLINNAGFGSYGAVEDVSIDDARYQLEVNVFGAARLIQLVLPYMRKHKYGKIINISSIGGKIALPLGAWYHASKFALEALSDALRNEVKQFGIDVIVIEPGGVKSEWGGIAMDNLIKKSSNGVYAPLAKKFADAITNTEAKGADPMVIVELVRKAIYNKKPKTRYSGGYMAAMVLFMRKILSDRMFDKVAMSQIK, via the coding sequence ATGAAAAACGTAATATTAGTTACCGGCGCATCAGCCGGGATGGGTAAAGAGTTTGCCAGGGAACTGTTAAAGGATGGCAACATTGTTTATGGCGCTGCCCGCAGGGTTGATAAAATGGACGACATTAAACAACTCGGTGTAAAGGTTTTGGAAATGGACGTAACCGACGAAGCATCAATGGCTAAGGGCATCGAAACCATTGTTAAAGCCGAAGGCCGGATAGATGTATTGATAAATAATGCTGGGTTTGGCTCATATGGAGCAGTTGAGGATGTTTCAATTGATGACGCGCGTTACCAGTTAGAAGTAAATGTATTTGGTGCAGCGCGACTTATACAATTGGTTTTGCCTTATATGCGCAAACATAAATATGGTAAGATCATTAACATCTCATCAATTGGCGGTAAAATAGCTTTGCCCTTAGGCGCGTGGTACCATGCCAGCAAATTTGCTTTAGAGGCTTTGAGCGATGCCTTGCGCAACGAGGTTAAACAATTTGGCATTGATGTAATAGTAATTGAACCGGGTGGCGTAAAATCTGAATGGGGCGGTATAGCTATGGATAACCTGATTAAAAAATCAAGTAATGGTGTATATGCCCCGCTAGCTAAAAAGTTTGCTGACGCTATTACTAATACAGAGGCTAAAGGCGCCGACCCTATGGTAATAGTAGAACTGGTAAGAAAAGCTATATATAATAAAAAGCCAAAAACCAGGTATAGTGGCGGTTATATGGCGGCAATGGTATTGTTTATGCGCAAAATATTATCCGACCGTATGTTTGATAAGGTGGCAATGAGTCAGATAAAATAA
- a CDS encoding aspartate/glutamate racemase family protein → MKILGLIGGISWVSTLDYYKLINEGINEKLGDLNFAECMIYSFNYADIKRNNDANDWDKTLEMITKASLSMKNGGAEAIVLCANTMHLIADRLEENIQIPVIHIASATANAITSKGIKKVGLLGTKFTMERDFFTSKLNEKGIEAIIPDDDERDFLHYTIFEELGRGIINPDTKRYYINVINKLIARGAEGIILGCTEIPLLINSTDVDIPLFDTASIHAKAAVEFALG, encoded by the coding sequence ATGAAAATTTTAGGGCTCATTGGGGGCATCAGTTGGGTATCAACACTTGATTATTACAAACTGATTAACGAAGGCATAAATGAAAAACTTGGCGATCTTAATTTTGCCGAGTGTATGATCTATTCTTTTAATTATGCTGATATTAAGCGTAATAACGATGCCAACGACTGGGATAAAACCCTTGAAATGATCACTAAAGCAAGTCTTAGTATGAAAAACGGTGGAGCAGAGGCGATAGTGCTTTGCGCCAATACCATGCATCTCATCGCTGATCGTCTAGAAGAAAATATTCAAATCCCAGTAATTCATATAGCCAGCGCTACTGCAAATGCCATTACTTCAAAAGGAATAAAAAAGGTAGGGCTATTAGGTACCAAGTTTACTATGGAGCGTGATTTCTTTACGAGCAAGCTAAATGAAAAAGGCATTGAAGCCATTATCCCGGATGATGACGAGCGCGATTTTTTACATTACACCATATTCGAGGAATTAGGCCGGGGGATTATTAACCCTGATACTAAGCGATACTATATCAATGTGATCAACAAATTAATAGCCCGCGGCGCGGAGGGTATTATTTTAGGTTGTACAGAAATACCACTGTTAATTAATAGTACTGATGTAGATATCCCCTTGTTTGATACAGCGAGCATACATGCTAAAGCAGCCGTAGAGTTTGCTTTAGGATAA
- a CDS encoding DUF3037 domain-containing protein: protein MQERTLFEYAVIRVVPRVDREEFLNIGIILYCAKQKYLKMLYALDAHRLQAFNGYLDMDELKEHLCSFERICSADKQGGPIAKLDMPSRFRWLTATRSTVLQTSKVHPGLCIDAVETTVKLFNQLVA from the coding sequence ATGCAAGAGAGAACTTTATTTGAATATGCTGTTATACGCGTTGTGCCGAGGGTTGACCGGGAAGAATTCCTGAACATCGGTATCATACTGTATTGTGCAAAACAGAAGTATCTGAAAATGCTGTATGCACTTGATGCGCATCGCTTACAGGCATTTAACGGCTACTTGGATATGGATGAGTTAAAGGAACACCTCTGCTCTTTTGAACGCATTTGTTCTGCCGATAAACAAGGCGGCCCTATTGCCAAGCTGGATATGCCATCACGCTTTCGCTGGCTTACGGCTACACGCAGTACTGTGCTGCAAACATCAAAGGTTCATCCCGGCTTATGTATTGATGCTGTTGAAACTACGGTTAAGTTATTTAACCAATTAGTAGCTTAG
- a CDS encoding HipA family kinase yields MIDDTQLELRTVNVTRYVTPLREGGSLPAIAEADDGFLYVLKFRGAGQGVKALIAEIIGGEIARSLGFKVPEIVFANLDEAFGRTEPDEEIQDLLKASVGLNLALHYLSGAITFDPTVTKPGPLLSSQIVWLDCLLMNVDRTARNTNMLIWNKELWLIDHGAALYFHHSWHNWEEQAKKPFLLIKDHVLLSQATELDEVDAAFKTILTEERIRAIVDIVPDEWLTGEFDTSEEHREAYIQFLLTRIANSNIFVKEAQHARENFI; encoded by the coding sequence ATGATAGATGATACCCAACTTGAACTCAGAACGGTAAATGTTACCCGGTATGTAACGCCCCTGCGCGAGGGTGGCTCTTTGCCTGCAATTGCCGAGGCCGATGATGGATTTTTGTATGTATTGAAATTCCGTGGTGCAGGCCAGGGTGTGAAAGCTTTAATAGCTGAAATAATTGGAGGCGAGATTGCACGGTCACTAGGTTTTAAAGTCCCGGAAATTGTATTTGCTAATCTGGATGAAGCCTTTGGTCGTACCGAACCTGATGAAGAGATCCAGGACCTGTTAAAAGCAAGTGTTGGCCTTAATCTGGCGCTGCATTATCTTTCTGGTGCTATTACTTTTGATCCTACGGTTACCAAACCTGGCCCCTTACTATCCTCACAGATTGTTTGGCTGGACTGCCTGTTGATGAATGTTGACCGCACAGCCCGCAACACCAATATGCTGATATGGAATAAGGAATTGTGGCTGATAGATCATGGCGCTGCACTGTATTTCCACCATTCATGGCATAACTGGGAAGAACAGGCTAAAAAACCGTTTTTATTGATAAAAGACCATGTTCTGCTTTCGCAGGCTACGGAACTGGATGAGGTTGATGCCGCATTTAAGACAATCCTTACCGAAGAACGCATTCGTGCCATTGTTGACATTGTGCCTGATGAATGGCTTACCGGGGAGTTCGACACATCGGAAGAACACAGGGAAGCTTATATCCAATTTCTGTTAACACGCATAGCAAACTCAAATATTTTTGTAAAAGAAGCCCAACATGCAAGAGAGAACTTTATTTGA
- a CDS encoding MFS transporter, whose translation MEIVKDNKKTIWAWCMFDWANQSYNMVITTTIFPFYYVYYTTWHNPNGDKVTFFGFKFVNTVLSNFVLGIAYLIIVLMLPILTSIADYKGNKKSYLQFFTWLGALSCAGLFFFKPVEHGIPALEMPLIFFALACIGYCGGFVFYNSYLPQIASEAKQDSVSAKGFIYGYVGSLVVQMCCLAIVEKPEWFGIDPKNDSLPARITFIIVFVWWMGFSIIPFRLLPKGEPNPGKHNYNVLTGGFKELIKVFQKVKTMPLLRRFLSSFFFYSVGVQTIMLVAAQFASKELKMPDDTLIIIILIIYVVGVAGAAGISKLSEKYGNVRTLVWVVGIWTILCLSVYFITSIPEFFVAAVIVGAVMGGVQAISRSTYSKYLPQNIPDTASYFSFYDVTEKSAIVVGLLCFSLVEAISHEMRIAALTLDLFFLIGFGLLISLFYAEKKNKNLPTAPLAEVVAV comes from the coding sequence ATGGAAATCGTTAAAGACAACAAGAAAACTATCTGGGCCTGGTGTATGTTCGATTGGGCCAACCAATCCTATAATATGGTGATCACAACAACCATATTCCCTTTTTATTACGTGTACTATACTACATGGCATAACCCTAATGGTGATAAAGTAACTTTTTTTGGTTTTAAATTTGTAAATACTGTATTATCAAATTTTGTATTGGGGATTGCTTATTTAATTATTGTGTTAATGTTGCCGATACTTACATCAATTGCCGATTACAAAGGGAATAAAAAGAGCTATTTGCAATTTTTTACCTGGCTTGGTGCATTGTCGTGTGCAGGATTATTCTTTTTTAAACCCGTTGAACATGGGATACCGGCACTTGAAATGCCGCTAATATTTTTTGCACTTGCATGTATAGGTTATTGCGGCGGTTTTGTTTTTTATAATTCTTATTTGCCGCAAATTGCTTCAGAAGCTAAACAAGATAGTGTGAGTGCAAAGGGATTTATATACGGCTATGTGGGGAGTCTTGTTGTTCAAATGTGCTGTTTAGCTATTGTAGAGAAACCTGAATGGTTTGGGATCGACCCTAAAAATGATTCTTTACCCGCGCGTATCACTTTTATTATCGTATTTGTTTGGTGGATGGGTTTTTCTATTATTCCATTCAGGTTATTACCTAAAGGTGAGCCAAATCCCGGTAAACATAATTATAACGTATTAACAGGCGGTTTTAAAGAATTAATAAAAGTATTTCAAAAGGTGAAAACTATGCCATTACTTCGCCGTTTTCTATCATCATTCTTTTTTTACTCTGTCGGTGTGCAAACTATTATGCTGGTAGCCGCACAATTTGCATCAAAAGAGTTGAAAATGCCGGATGACACGCTAATCATCATTATTCTTATTATTTATGTGGTAGGCGTTGCAGGGGCTGCTGGTATTTCCAAACTATCGGAAAAATATGGTAATGTGCGCACGCTGGTTTGGGTAGTTGGCATTTGGACGATACTATGCCTTTCCGTTTATTTTATTACCAGCATTCCTGAGTTTTTTGTTGCGGCGGTAATAGTAGGTGCAGTAATGGGCGGCGTGCAAGCTATATCCAGATCAACTTACTCAAAATACCTGCCACAAAATATTCCCGACACAGCATCATACTTTAGCTTTTATGATGTTACAGAAAAAAGCGCTATAGTGGTAGGTCTGCTTTGTTTTTCCTTAGTTGAAGCCATCAGCCATGAAATGCGTATAGCTGCACTTACACTTGATCTGTTTTTCCTGATAGGTTTTGGCTTATTAATTTCATTATTTTATGCTGAAAAAAAAAATAAGAATCTACCTACCGCACCGCTTGCGGAAGTTGTTGCTGTTTAG
- a CDS encoding metallophosphoesterase family protein yields MANTPIPPVGTGPTPAPGTRLYAEPKFIPLLPGQITDGEASKYDVYASVLQPIPAPREGASLIMQLSDVLGQSAVDDINTAGMLVFHSVGDTGADKRNRVADEADVSAYMVKDLAIQPVPSFFYHLGDVVYEFGQAADYYSEFYEPFCAYNAPIFAIPGNHDGMIWDPSMTSLQAFLNNFCTPAPGPAANAGGLIRSTMNQPGVYFTLAAPFVNIIGLYSNVTDKGPGSISSEGGKNNLTDFQKDFLIAELQRLKPLREANQTAVIVALHHPPFYGGTADNPLGDDLDDAFTKGGLWPDVVLSGHAHLYERLERDINGIKMPYIIAGCGGYNISSYQTSSPTVKVPPSMASNTALRAYVETFGYLKIKVTKDKLAIIFNSINPAYGPAFDSILIDLLTHNVTEGAKGVEPL; encoded by the coding sequence ATGGCAAATACCCCTATCCCTCCGGTGGGAACAGGACCTACTCCTGCACCTGGTACAAGATTGTATGCTGAACCTAAGTTTATTCCACTGTTGCCAGGCCAGATAACAGATGGCGAGGCCAGCAAATATGATGTTTATGCAAGTGTATTGCAACCTATCCCGGCACCAAGGGAGGGTGCATCCTTAATCATGCAGCTTTCGGATGTTCTGGGGCAATCAGCTGTAGATGATATCAATACCGCGGGGATGCTGGTATTCCATTCCGTTGGTGATACAGGAGCAGATAAAAGAAACCGGGTAGCTGATGAAGCTGATGTGTCTGCGTATATGGTAAAAGACCTTGCAATCCAACCAGTGCCATCTTTTTTTTATCATCTCGGAGATGTTGTATATGAGTTTGGCCAGGCAGCGGATTATTATTCGGAGTTTTACGAACCATTTTGCGCATACAATGCTCCAATCTTTGCCATTCCGGGTAATCATGATGGTATGATATGGGATCCTTCCATGACTTCACTTCAGGCGTTTCTCAATAATTTTTGTACACCGGCCCCAGGGCCGGCTGCAAATGCGGGAGGGTTGATCCGTTCAACCATGAACCAACCCGGAGTTTATTTTACACTTGCAGCACCATTTGTAAATATTATTGGCCTTTACAGTAATGTAACCGATAAAGGGCCTGGCTCCATTTCATCAGAAGGGGGCAAGAATAACCTTACTGATTTCCAGAAAGATTTCCTGATTGCCGAACTGCAAAGATTAAAGCCATTGCGCGAAGCCAATCAAACCGCGGTAATTGTAGCTCTGCATCATCCTCCTTTTTATGGTGGCACAGCGGACAACCCACTGGGCGACGATCTTGATGATGCTTTCACAAAAGGTGGCTTATGGCCTGATGTTGTTCTTTCAGGCCATGCGCACTTGTACGAGCGGCTTGAACGCGATATAAACGGTATAAAAATGCCTTACATTATTGCCGGTTGCGGTGGTTATAATATTTCTTCTTACCAAACCAGCAGTCCTACAGTAAAGGTGCCACCGTCAATGGCAAGTAATACCGCATTAAGGGCTTATGTAGAAACATTTGGTTATCTTAAAATAAAGGTAACCAAGGATAAGCTGGCTATAATCTTTAATAGTATAAATCCGGCTTATGGACCTGCCTTTGATTCCATACTCATTGATTTGTTGACCCATAATGTTACAGAGGGCGCGAAAGGTGTAGAGCCATTATAA
- a CDS encoding (Fe-S)-binding protein, with amino-acid sequence MKIELFIPCFVDQLYPDTAFSTVKLLEKAGCTVNYNPLQTCCGQPAFNAGFWDDAKTIGSKFLNDFSDDSIIVTPSASCTGMVKNYYNDLFTNTTLHNKCRAIQGNIYELSDFLVNILQFDYFGAELEGRAVYHDSCAALRECKIKNEPRQLLSKVLGLEMVDLKDNETCCGFGGTFAVKFDAISTAMAQQKVDNALAAEADYIISTDASCLLHLQGYIDKNNLPIKTMHIADVLAQGWGNV; translated from the coding sequence ATGAAGATAGAATTGTTTATTCCCTGTTTTGTTGATCAGTTATACCCGGATACTGCCTTTAGTACTGTAAAATTGTTAGAAAAAGCAGGTTGTACTGTAAACTATAACCCTTTACAGACCTGCTGCGGTCAGCCTGCATTTAATGCAGGTTTTTGGGATGATGCAAAAACAATAGGCAGCAAATTCCTGAATGATTTTTCGGACGACAGCATTATAGTAACCCCATCAGCCTCATGTACAGGCATGGTGAAAAACTATTATAACGATCTGTTTACCAACACCACGTTACATAATAAATGCCGTGCTATACAGGGTAATATTTATGAACTATCTGATTTCCTGGTAAACATTCTCCAATTCGATTACTTCGGCGCTGAGCTGGAAGGTCGTGCCGTTTACCATGACAGCTGCGCTGCTTTACGCGAGTGTAAGATCAAAAATGAGCCCCGCCAATTACTGTCAAAAGTTTTAGGCCTGGAGATGGTCGACCTGAAGGATAATGAAACCTGCTGTGGCTTTGGTGGTACTTTTGCTGTTAAGTTTGATGCTATCTCAACGGCCATGGCCCAGCAAAAGGTTGATAATGCCTTAGCCGCTGAAGCAGATTACATCATAAGCACCGATGCTTCCTGCTTATTGCACCTGCAAGGCTATATTGATAAAAACAACTTGCCCATTAAAACCATGCACATTGCTGATGTACTGGCACAAGGGTGGGGGAATGTATAG
- a CDS encoding alpha-L-arabinofuranosidase C-terminal domain-containing protein translates to MKVIKYVFFIILFSYSYGYSQTNKITIQVNNAIKNISPLMTGACIEDVNHEIYGGIYSQMIFGESFQEIPMHIDAAVNPEFAGLSGWLSCKAPRDQHKDESEIRSWQPVKTGTATGSFSIDSIQPYIGKQSQNIRFIGGAGTIGIENRGLNRQGLSLSGKQPYEGTICAKTNNPVQVYISLQSEDGSVTYAETAVIITDAAWAKYNFTLTPTRSAVHARLAITLHQKGKVSLSYVFMQPGSWERFKDLPVRKDVVDGLLKENITVLRYGGSMTLANNYRWKNMIGAREKRPPYKGIWYPFSSNGWGIIDFLDLCDATGITGIPDFSTGETPQDMANFVDYVNGNNNTHWGRKRITDGHKQPYHLKYIELGNEQFNNQKLTDKFKLLADAIWSRDPSIQIIFCFSDNTREDVSGDLAYIKQTIDHCQKTGHQAWFDVHIFNDTEKQPDLKDFEFAETQLKSVAPDSSFRLCVFEENAANARMKRALAHANAINRLQRIKYDVPIVCAANGMQVDHQNDNDWDQGLLFFNPKYVWGQPSYYVSKMIAENYLPQVVESDFASKSDTLDITSCRSADGKTVTIQVVNSKSTAINTDVQLNYYDGTATKVTVTELKANSLEDWNTVDEPNKIVPVKSEISNSNNGCNYTFAPYSFTILRFEQ, encoded by the coding sequence ATGAAAGTAATTAAGTACGTTTTTTTCATTATCCTTTTCTCTTATTCCTACGGTTATTCTCAAACCAACAAAATCACTATACAAGTTAATAATGCGATAAAAAACATATCGCCATTAATGACTGGCGCCTGTATTGAGGATGTGAATCATGAGATCTACGGCGGCATATATAGCCAGATGATCTTTGGCGAAAGCTTCCAGGAAATACCGATGCATATTGATGCGGCTGTTAACCCTGAATTTGCAGGCTTATCGGGCTGGTTGAGTTGTAAAGCGCCAAGGGATCAGCATAAGGATGAGTCAGAAATACGGTCATGGCAACCTGTTAAAACGGGGACTGCAACCGGGAGCTTTAGCATTGATAGTATCCAGCCTTACATTGGCAAGCAAAGTCAGAATATACGCTTTATAGGCGGGGCTGGCACAATCGGCATTGAAAACCGCGGACTTAACCGCCAGGGATTGAGTTTGAGCGGCAAGCAACCATATGAGGGTACTATTTGCGCGAAAACTAATAATCCGGTACAAGTTTACATATCATTACAAAGCGAAGATGGTTCGGTAACTTATGCTGAAACGGCTGTTATTATTACTGATGCGGCTTGGGCGAAGTATAATTTCACATTGACACCAACTAGATCGGCTGTACATGCACGATTGGCTATTACACTTCATCAAAAAGGCAAGGTTAGCCTTAGTTACGTATTTATGCAGCCGGGCAGCTGGGAACGGTTTAAAGATCTTCCCGTAAGAAAAGATGTTGTTGACGGGCTACTTAAGGAAAATATAACGGTATTACGCTATGGCGGCAGTATGACGCTGGCCAATAACTACCGGTGGAAGAATATGATAGGTGCCCGGGAAAAAAGACCGCCTTATAAAGGGATATGGTACCCGTTTTCGAGCAATGGCTGGGGAATTATTGATTTCCTGGATCTTTGCGATGCAACAGGCATTACCGGCATACCTGATTTCAGTACAGGAGAAACGCCACAGGATATGGCTAATTTTGTTGATTATGTAAATGGCAATAACAACACCCACTGGGGCAGAAAGCGGATCACAGATGGCCATAAACAGCCGTATCATCTAAAATATATTGAGCTGGGTAACGAGCAATTCAATAATCAAAAGCTAACCGACAAATTTAAATTACTGGCTGATGCTATATGGAGCAGGGATCCATCCATTCAAATTATTTTTTGCTTTAGCGATAATACCCGAGAGGATGTAAGCGGCGACCTTGCTTATATAAAACAAACTATAGACCATTGCCAAAAAACTGGCCACCAGGCTTGGTTTGATGTGCACATTTTTAATGATACCGAAAAGCAACCTGATCTGAAAGATTTTGAATTTGCTGAAACCCAACTCAAATCAGTAGCACCCGATAGCAGTTTCAGATTATGTGTATTTGAAGAAAATGCCGCTAATGCCCGAATGAAACGGGCTTTAGCACACGCCAATGCCATAAACCGCTTACAGCGGATAAAATATGATGTACCCATAGTTTGCGCTGCCAATGGTATGCAGGTAGATCATCAGAATGATAATGACTGGGATCAGGGATTGTTGTTCTTTAACCCTAAATATGTTTGGGGGCAGCCCTCCTATTATGTATCTAAAATGATAGCGGAAAACTATTTGCCACAGGTTGTAGAATCAGACTTTGCAAGTAAAAGTGATACCCTTGATATTACCTCATGCCGAAGCGCCGATGGAAAAACAGTTACCATACAGGTGGTGAACTCAAAATCAACAGCTATTAATACCGACGTGCAGTTGAATTATTATGATGGCACGGCAACCAAAGTGACTGTTACAGAACTAAAAGCCAACAGTCTTGAAGATTGGAATACAGTTGATGAGCCTAATAAAATTGTTCCGGTAAAAAGCGAGATCTCGAATAGTAACAATGGATGTAACTACACATTCGCACCGTATTCGTTTACGATTTTGAGGTTTGAGCAATGA
- the thrS gene encoding threonine--tRNA ligase — translation MINITLPDGSVREYDKGISSMQIAQSISEGLARNVLAAEVDGQVWDASRPIEQDAKVKLLTWNDTQAKATFWHSSAHLMAEALEALYPGTKFGIGPAIETGFYYDVDFGDREFSSDEFKKIEDKMIELAKTREEFIRKPVSKADAIEYFTDKGDEYKLDLIKDLPDGSITFYSQGAFTDLCRGPHIPNTGFIKAVKLMSVAGAYWRGDESRKQLTRIYGVTFPKASELTDYLHLIEEAKKRDHRKLGKELELFAFSEKVGMGLPLWLPKGTALRERLVNFLQKAQVKAGYEQVITPHIGHKNLYVTSGHYEKYGADSFQPIKTPQEGEEFFLKPMNCPHHCEIYKTKPRSYKDLPVRLAEFGTVYRYEQSGELHGLTRVRGFTQDDAHLFCRPDQVKEEFMKVIDLVLYVFKALGFDDYTAQVSLRDPENKAKYIGTDENWALAESAIIEAADEKGLKTVVEYGEAAFYGPKLDFMVKDALGRKWQLGTIQVDYNLPERFELEYTGSDNQKHRPVMIHRAPFGSLERFVAVLIEHCAGNFPLWLSPEQFVILPISEKYEDYAKKLSESLKDSDICGLIDFRDEKIGRKIRDAEVKKIPYMLIVGEKETAEGLVSVRKHGQGDLGSMSIEDFKKQIIKEITV, via the coding sequence ATGATTAATATTACACTTCCTGATGGTTCCGTTCGTGAATACGATAAAGGAATTTCTTCCATGCAGATAGCGCAGTCTATCTCCGAAGGTTTAGCACGCAATGTATTAGCAGCCGAAGTTGATGGCCAGGTCTGGGACGCAAGTCGCCCAATTGAGCAAGATGCCAAGGTAAAATTGTTAACCTGGAACGATACCCAGGCAAAAGCTACTTTCTGGCATTCATCGGCTCACTTAATGGCCGAGGCTTTAGAAGCGCTTTATCCGGGTACTAAATTTGGTATAGGGCCGGCTATTGAAACTGGTTTTTATTACGACGTTGACTTTGGCGACCGCGAATTCTCTTCGGATGAATTCAAAAAGATCGAAGATAAAATGATCGAGCTGGCTAAAACCCGCGAGGAGTTTATCCGCAAGCCGGTTAGCAAAGCCGACGCAATAGAATATTTTACTGATAAAGGTGATGAGTATAAGCTTGATCTGATTAAAGATCTGCCTGATGGCTCAATTACATTTTATTCACAGGGTGCTTTTACTGATCTGTGTCGTGGCCCGCATATCCCTAATACAGGCTTTATAAAAGCTGTTAAACTGATGAGCGTTGCCGGTGCGTACTGGCGTGGTGATGAAAGCCGCAAACAGCTTACACGTATATATGGCGTAACCTTCCCTAAGGCAAGTGAGCTTACTGATTATCTGCACCTGATTGAAGAAGCCAAAAAACGCGATCACCGTAAATTAGGCAAGGAACTGGAACTGTTCGCATTCTCTGAAAAAGTGGGTATGGGTTTACCTTTATGGTTGCCTAAAGGCACTGCTTTGCGTGAGCGTTTGGTGAATTTTCTGCAAAAAGCACAGGTTAAGGCAGGTTATGAGCAGGTAATTACTCCGCATATCGGGCATAAAAACTTGTATGTAACTTCAGGTCACTACGAAAAATATGGCGCTGATTCATTTCAGCCTATAAAAACTCCGCAGGAAGGAGAGGAGTTCTTCTTAAAACCGATGAACTGCCCGCACCATTGCGAGATCTATAAAACAAAACCACGTTCATATAAGGATCTTCCGGTTCGTTTGGCTGAGTTTGGTACTGTGTACCGTTACGAGCAAAGCGGCGAGCTACACGGCTTAACACGCGTTCGTGGCTTTACTCAGGATGACGCGCATTTATTTTGCCGCCCCGACCAGGTGAAGGAAGAGTTTATGAAGGTGATTGATCTTGTACTGTATGTATTTAAAGCTTTGGGCTTTGATGATTATACTGCACAAGTATCATTACGTGATCCGGAAAATAAAGCTAAGTACATCGGTACTGATGAAAACTGGGCTTTGGCCGAATCAGCGATAATTGAAGCTGCTGACGAAAAAGGTCTTAAGACCGTAGTTGAATATGGCGAAGCTGCCTTCTATGGCCCTAAGCTCGACTTTATGGTAAAGGATGCCTTAGGCAGAAAATGGCAATTAGGAACTATACAGGTTGATTATAACCTGCCTGAGCGTTTCGAACTGGAATACACTGGTAGTGATAATCAAAAACACCGCCCGGTAATGATTCATCGTGCACCGTTTGGTTCATTGGAGCGTTTTGTGGCTGTTTTGATAGAGCATTGTGCAGGTAATTTCCCGCTTTGGTTGTCGCCTGAGCAGTTTGTGATACTGCCGATATCTGAAAAATATGAAGATTATGCAAAAAAACTTTCAGAATCGTTAAAAGATTCTGATATTTGCGGGCTTATTGATTTCAGGGACGAGAAGATCGGAAGAAAGATACGTGATGCTGAAGTCAAAAAAATCCCTTACATGCTGATTGTGGGTGAAAAAGAAACTGCCGAAGGGTTGGTTTCAGTTCGTAAACATGGGCAAGGTGATTTGGGAAGTATGAGCATAGAAGATTTTAAAAAACAAATAATTAAAGAAATAACAGTATAA